The following are from one region of the Bactrocera oleae isolate idBacOlea1 chromosome 6, idBacOlea1, whole genome shotgun sequence genome:
- the ergic53 gene encoding protein ERGIC-53, translated as MCQIKMLVTGLLRSCRFLPIVVILLILGEQQHVQANVNNHLAGVHRRFEYKYSFKPPYLAQKDGTVPFWEYGGNAIASAESVRVAPSLRSQKGAIWTKSPTNFDWWEVEIVFRVSGRGRIGADGLALWYSTQKGDYNGAVFGSSDRWNGLGIFFDSFDNDNKHNNPYIMAVVNDGTKQFDHANDGTTQLLSGCLRDFRNKPFPTRARIEYYNNVLTVFFHNGMTNNNEDYEMCLRTDGVQLPKNGYFGLSAATGGLADDHDVFHFLTTSLHPPGQVPSDPVKVPENSEKLTQEYKEYQEKLEKQKQEYKKEHPDEVKDDDDWEEFFESENQRELRQIFQGQSQIFEQLRDLSRKVDEVIGRQENTLSLVSRSAGAPVQQVGGAAGAGVPPVATGTISGTITRPEVDLIVANQNALLVTAREIRTLIGDIQIRTDTIVQNQQRAPTAQVQAAGYDIQSVIAEMRDGMNQVKQGMAHVGQKLGTPQAQTGCPTGNCVGVTLFLSVTVVQLILVFLYQLFKSRSEAQAKKFY; from the exons ATGTGTCAAATAAAGATGTTGGTTACCGGATTACTGCGCTCTTGTAGATTTCTCCCAATTGTGGTGATTCTGCTAATCCTAGGGGAACAACAACATGTCCAAGCTAACGTGAATAATCATCTGGCCGGTGTGCATCGACGTTTCGAGTATAAATATTCCTTTAAGCCGCCATATTTAGCGCAGAAAGATGGCACTGTGCCCTTCTGGGAGTACGGAGGCA ATGCAATTGCGAGTGCGGAAAGTGTACGAGTTGCGCCGTCATTGCGTTCACAAAAGGGTGCCATCTGGACAAAGTCGCCAACGAACTTCGATTGGTGGGAGGTGGAGATAGTCTTCCGAGTATCCGGTCGAGGGCGTATTGGTGCTGATGGTCTGGCTTTGTGGTATTCCACACAAAAAGGAGATTATAATGGTGCTGTGTTTGGTTCTTCGGACCGTTGGAATGGTTTGGGCATCTTTTTTGATTCCTTCGATAATGACAATAAACATAATAATCCTTATATTATGGCTGTGGTGAATGATGGTACTAAACAGTTTGATCATGCAAACGATGGCACCACTCAGTTGTTATCTGGCTGTTTGCGTGACTTCCGCAACAAACCGTTCCCGACACGCGCACGCATTGAATACTATAACAATGTATTAACTGTATTTTTCCACAATGGTATGACGAACAATAATGAGGATTATGAAATGTGTCTACGCACGGACGGTGTGCAATTACCCAAAAACGGTTACTTTGGTCTTTCCGCGGCGACTGGAGGTTTGGCTGATGATCATGATGTCTTCCATTTCTTGACAACGTCACTGCATCCGCCCGGTCAAGTGCCATCAGACCCTGTAAAAGTTCCAGAGAACTCTGAAAAGCTGACACAGGAATATAAGGAATATCAAGAAAAGTTGGAGAAACAAAAGCAGGAGTATAAGAAGGAGCATCCTGATGAG gtTAAAGACGATGATGATTGGGAAGAATTCTTTGAATCGGAAAATCAACGTGAATTGCGTCAAAtatttcaaggtcaaagtcAGATATTCGAGCAATTACGTGATCTTTCACGCAAAGTAGATGAGGTAATAGGACGCCAAGAAAACACACTATCGCTGGTATCGAGAAGTGCTGGTGCGCCGGTACAACAAGTAGGTGGTGCTGCTGGTGCCGGTGTGCCACCTGTTGCCACAGGCACAATCAGCGGTACAATTACACGACCTGAAGTTGATCTTATAGTTGCAAATCAGAATGCCTTATTGGTGACAGCGCGTGAGATACGTACGTTAATCGGTGATATTCAAATACGCACCGACACCATCGTACAAAATCAACAACGTGCGCCCACAGCACAAGTACAAGCAGCCGGCTACGATATACAATCGGTCATCGCTGAGATGCGAGACGGCATGAATCAGGTGAAACAGGGCATGGCGCATGTTGGGCAGAA ACTGGGCACGCCACAGGCGCAAACGGGTTGTCCAACAGGTAACTGTGTTGGCGTAACTTTGTTCCTAAGCGTGACTGTTGTGCAACTGATACTTGTGTTTTTATATCAACTTTTCAA gAGTCGCAGTGAAGCTCAAGCGAAGAAGTTCTACTAA